The Sulfurihydrogenibium sp. genome segment CATTAGTAGACATAGAAAAAGAAATTGCTGTCATAGTAGTTAGAAATATTAATGGAGATATTAGGATTTATCCAGTTGTTGAAATGGTATTTAATCCGGAGGGAAATCTGCTTGAATATCTTTTAGTGCCGGCAAATATTGATGAAAAACATTATAAACTTGCACAGGAAATATCAATTTCAGCTGTTGAAGCTTTGGAAGGTGTTGGAGTTTTTGGTGTTGAGTTATTCCTTACAAAAGATGGAAAAATACTTTTAAACGAAATAGCACCAAGAGTTCATAACTCAGGACACTATACAATAGAAGCCTGCGAGACAAGTCAGTTTGAACAGCTTGTCAGAGTATTAACAAACCTACCCCTTGGCTTAACAAATCAGTATTTACCGGCTGTAATGATAAATTTACTTGGAGAAAAAGGCTACAAAGGAAAGCCAATTTATGAAAATTTAGACAAAGTTCTCGCGATAGATGGTGTATACGTTCATATTTACGGAAAATTAGAAACATTTCCGCTTAGAAAGATGGGGCACATTACAATAATAGATTATGACAAAAACAGACTTATAGAAAAAGCAAAAGTAGTGAAAGATTTAATCAAAGTAAAAGGAGAAGTTCAGATATGATAGGAATTATCATGGGAAGTGATTCAGATTTACCTGTAATGTCAAAAGCAGCTGCTATATTAGATAAATTTGAAGTTCCTTATGAGATAACAATCGTATCAGCTCACAGAACGCCGGACAGAATGTATCAGTATGCAAAAACAGCAGAAGAAAGAGGTATTAAAGTAATCATAGCCGGAGCAGGTGGTGCAGCCCATCTTCCTGGAATGGTTGCATCATTAACACATCTTCCTGTAATTGGCGTTCCGGTAAAAACTTCTTCTTTAAATGGTCTTGATTCTTTGTTATCAATCGTTCAAATGCCGGCAGGAATACCGGTTGCAACAGTAGCCATAAACAACGCAGAAAACGCTGCATTACTTGCTTTATCTATACTATCTACCTTTGATAAGAATATTGCAGATAAATTAAAGCAATATAAGGAAGAGCTAAAAAATAAAGTAGAAGAAAAAGCCAAAAAACTTGAAGAGATTGGTTATAAATCATATATTGAAGAGATGGGAATTTGAAAATAGAGGATTGGACTATGAGTGATGTAATTCCATTAAAAGCATATCAAATACTTGAAGATGCACTTGGAAAAGAGAAAGCCCAGGCATTGGTAGAAGTTTTATCAACTCATATCTCCAACGAGCTTATGAACACAAAGGAATCTTTAAAAGTAGAAATTTCCGAAGAGCTTAAAAAAGAGCTTGCTACTAAGTATGATTTAAAAATTTCAGAAGTTGAACTTAAAAAAGAAATTGACTTAGTAAGAAAAGAGATTGATTTAGTTAGGAAAGAAATTGACTTAGTAAGAAAAGACATGAAGATTATGGAAATCAGACTTATAGCTATAATAGTAATAATAAACATAATTTTTAATCCAAACGCCTTAGAGCTTTTAGGAAAGCTTTTTGGGATTATAAAATAAACAGGAGGTTATAAATGTTTGAACTTTTAACAGAAAAGTTTAGCTCAGTAGTTGAAAAATTAAGAGGCGTTAAAAAAATAGATGAAAAAACTCTTGATGAAGCACTTAAAGATATAAGAACAGCTTTATTAGAGGCTGATGTTAATGTTGATGTTGTAAAAGAGTTTATCTCTGATATAAAACAAAAAGTTCTTGGGCAAGAACTTATAAAGGGTCTTTCTGTCGGTGAGACAATTATTAAACTAATCTATGATGAAACAATAAAAATTCTTGGTGGAGAAGAGCCACCAACGCTTGCAAAACCAGACAATCCACCGGCAATAATAATGTTGGTTGGTCTGCAAGGTACCGGAAAAACTACAACAGCAGGTAAGCTTGCAAAATATCTTAAATCAAAAGGTTATAGGGTCGGTGTTGCTTCTACAGACGTAAGAAGACCGGCGGCAGCAAAGCAGTTATGCACCCTTGCCCAATCTATAGATATACCTTGTTTTGTTGATGAGGAAGAAAAAGATGTATTAAAACTTACAGAAAAAGTTATCCAAGATGCTAAAAAACAAGGATTTTCTTACATAATATTAGACACTGCCGGAAGATTACATATAGACCAAGAATTAATGGAAGAGTTAAGGAAAATAAAAGAAAAAGTCAAACCGGCTGAAGTTTTATACGTAGCAGACGCAATGCAAGGTCAAGATGCAATCACGACCGCAGAAGAATTTCATAAAGCCGTTGGACTTACCGGCGTAATCCTAACAAAGCTCGATGGTGATGCAAAAGGTGGTATCGCTCTATCGGTTAGGAAAGTTCTTGGAGTTCCAATCAAATTTATTGGAACAGGAGAAAAAATTGAAAATTTAGAGCCATTTTATCCAGATAGAATAGCTCAAAGAATACTTGGTCTTGGTGACATACAAACATTGATTGAAAAAATGCAGGCTGCTATTGAAGAAGACAAAGCCAAACAAATGGCAGAAAAAATTATGAATGCAGAATTTACTTTAGAAGATTTAAGAGACCAAATTAGAATGATTAGAAATCTTGGACCTATAGAGCAGATTTTAAAGATGATTCCAGGCGTGGGAAGTAAGATAAAAGATTTAAAAGTAGATGAAAAACAGCTTGTAAAAATAGAAGCTATTATCAATTCAATGACTCCAGAAGAAAGAGCGAAACCATACATAATAAACAGTAGCAGAAAGAGAAGAATAGCAAGAGGTAGCGGAACTACGATTTTAGATGTTAACAAAGTTTTAAAACAGTATGAAGAGATGAGAAAAATGATGAAGAAAATGAAAAAAATATCTAAAGGCGGAGGGCTTAATCTACCGTTTAAATTGCCATTTTGATTAACTTACAGAAAGAATAAGTAGGAGATTTAAAATTTTTGTAAGTTTACCTTTCCGTGTCATCTTAAGGCTGTAAGCCGAAGGATCTCCTCTTTTAAAAATTGATAAAATACGAGATTCTTCGCTTGACTGCAGAATATCTATCACTCTTAGTTTTTTACACCTTCCAATATTTTCTCTTTTAGCTCTTCTAAGCTTTCTACATGAAAAATGATTTTTTCTTTTTCAATTTTGATAGGATTTAGATTTTCTATAAGCTTTAATATTACTTCCGGATTTGTTTGGTCTGATAGTTGTAAGTAAGCTAAATCTGATTTCATATGAAGTTTTTTTATTTTTAACTGGGATAGTAGTTTTTTTATCTCCGAGGCAACTAAGTATAAATCGAATGCTTTTGGTAAATCATTGTAGAATTCTTTTAGGTATTTTCTTAATTTTTCTATCTCTTCATAATCTTCTGCTTTTGATACAGCCATGTATATGTTTAGCCTTTCTGTTGGGTCTTTAATAAAATCTTGTGGAATGTAATAATCAAAATCTATCTCTATTTCGGTTTCAAACTCTTTTTCTCCCATTTCCTCGTTGATAGCTTCCTTTAAAAGTTTAACGTAGTAATCAAAGCCTAAGGATTTTATAAAACCGCTTTGTTCAACCCCGAGAATATTTCCTGGTCCTCTTATTTGCATATCTTCAATAGATACTTTTAAGCCTGAACCCGGTCTTGTTAGTTTTAAAAGTGTATCGATTCTTCTTTTTGCATCTTTTGTTATTTCTTTTGGAACTATCAAATAGCAGTAAGCTTGGATATTACCTCTTCCAACTCTTCCTCTTAAATGATAAAGCTGTGCAAGTCCAAACAAATCAGCTCTATCTACGATTAACGTGTTAGCTGTTGGAATGTCTATTCCTGTTTCAATAATAGAAGTAGAAACTAAAACGTTTGTTTTTCCTTCTAAGAAATCGATAATCTTTTTTTCTATCTCGGAGGGCTTCATTTTACCATGTATAAAGTCTATTTTTGCTTTTTTGACTAAGTTTTTTAAAAAATCTACTGTTTCTTTGATTGTCTCTATTCTGTTATGTAGATAAAAAACCTGTCCGTTTCTGTCTATTTCAAATTCAATAGCTTTTTTTATAAGCTCTTCATCAAAATTTGAGACATATGTTTTTATCTCATACCGTCCTTCCGGCGGTGTGTTTAAAACTGATATATCTTTTAATCCTGAAAGTGCCATGTTTAACGTTCTTGGAATTGGCGTTGCAGTTAAGTATAAAGTATCTACACTTTCTCTTATCTGTCTTATTTTTTCTTTTGCTTTTACTCCAAATCTATGCTCCTCATCAATCACAAGGAGCCCAAGCTTATTAAAAGATAAGTTAGTATGTAAGATTTTATGAGTTGCTACCAAAACGTCTATTTTTCCTTCTTCAAAAGCTTTTATTGTACTATCATTTTCCTTTTTTGATTTTAATCTTGAAAGATTTTCTACGATTATTCCGTAAGGTTCAAGCCTTTCTTTTAATTTTTTATAATGCTGATAAGCAAGGACAGTAGTTGGAACCAAAAGCAAAGCTTGGTATCCATTTATTACAGATATAAAAATACCTCTGATGGCTACTTCTGTTTTACCAAAGCCAACATCTCCGCATATTAGCCTTTCCATTGGCTTTGGCTTTGAAAAATCGCTTTTTATGTCTTTTATGGCTTTTATTTGGTCTGGTGTTTCTACAAATGGAAACTCTCTTTCAAACTTGCTTATTAGCTCATCATCTGTTTTTAATGGGGGTCTGTATGTATTTTGTCTTTTTGAATAGATCTCTAACAGATTTTTTGCAATATTTTTCAAAGACTCTTTAACTTTTTTCTTTAGATTTCTCCAAGAAGTACCACCGATTTTATCAATCTGAATGATAGAGTTGGTTTTATATTTATGAATTTTATCAAAATGAAGGTATGATACATAAACCTTCTCATCGCCTGCATACTCAAGAATCATAAAATCATAAACTTTTCCTCTAATCTCTCTTGTCTCTATCCCTCTGTAGATACCTATCCCAAAATCCTCATGAATTATATAATCACCTTCTTTTAACGGCTCAACGTCTAACTCTAACTTCTCTTCAACCTCTGGCAGGAAAGCTGTTTTTTCGTTAAGTAGTACAAGCTCTTTTTTTAACGGAATTTTATAGACAGCAAACTCTTGTGTAATATCTTTTATAGTTCCAACCTCAGGATTAGAAAATTTTGAGAAAAATTGGCTTTTGACAGGTAAATTTAAGTCTTCATATATATCTAAGGTATAAACATCGTTTTTTAAATAATCTCTAAAAAGGCTATTTTCCTGATCTTCAAAAATAAGTGGTGCTTGTGATTTGATGTTAAAGTCATAAAGCGGCAAAATGAATATTTCTTCTATTTCTTTTCTTGTTAAGATTTTTGATTTTAGAAAGATGTTTTCTATTGTATCACCGAAAAAATCTATATCTACTATACCTACCTTGGGAATGTTTATAGATAAAAAGCCACCTTTTACAGAAAATTCCCCTTCATTTTCCGGAAAATCTTCTCTTATGTATCCAAGTTTATAAAGCTTTTCTATCAAAAACTCTCTGTTTAATTCTCCGTTTTTCTTTATATTGATGATGTTTTTTAAGAAATTTTCTTTTGTTCTAACCTTTACACTTAAAGCATCTTTGGAAAATACCAAAATCCAACTTTTTCCTGCTAAGATTTTATAGATAGCATAATTTCTCTCAATCTGACTTAAAAGGTCCAATTTTTCTTGAGAAGATGGAAAATGAATAATTTCAAAGTCTTTTTTGAAGAAATCCTTATAAGCCTTAAGATTTAAAAAGCTTTCTTTTGCAGACTTTTCAGAGCCTGTTATCAAAAATAAAGGCTTCTCTTTTTGAGTAAGCAAATATTCACAATATGAACTGTTGCCTGTGTATACTTTCATAACATGCTATTATACATTAAATACAAGCATTTTATCAAAAATTTATATTGTCTAAAGATTAATCTTTTGAGAGTATAACTCTTTTCCAAGCAAAGAATCTCCGCCTTTTTCTTCATTATTAAAAAGACTTTAAAAAGCTCAATAAGAGTGCTGTAAAAATTTTCGTAAGCTTACCTTTTCGTGTCCTCCTGAGGGCTTTAGCCCGAAGGATCTCCTCTTTTAAAAATAAGAAAAAATGAGATTTTTTGCCGGCTGCAGAATAAGGTTATCCTTTCCCTGATGCTTATCATTCAACCTTTTCCTATAATTCTGAGGATTTCAGTTCGATGAATCTCATTTTTAATCCAATATATTCTTGGAGGATGAAACTGCTTGCAAGAATCCATGCTGTCATTCTAAAGCCGTCACGAAACTTCTTGTTGGATGACAAAAGAACCGATGACGTCATTCTAAAAATTTTAAAACAACTTTAAAAAACTTCCTCATTTCAATCTGCTTTTAGTATGCTTAAAAATGCCTCTTGTGGAAGTTCTACTTTACCAAACTGTTTCATTCTTTTTTTACCCTCTTTTTGTTTTTCGAGGAGTTTTTTCTTCCTTGTAATATCTCCACCATAACATTTTGCCAATACATCACTTCTAAGTGGTGCTACCCTGTTTGATGCGATAATTTTTGAACCTATCGCTGCCTGTATTTTTACTTCAAAAAGCTGTCTTGGAATAACTTCTTTCATTTTATCAACTAAATTTCTTCCTACTCTGTATGCCTTATCTCTGTGAACTATGAATGACAAAGCATCTACCGGCTCGCCGTTGATGAGAATGTCCATTTTGACTAAATCACCTTCTCTATAGCCTATAAATTCATAATCAAAAGATGCATAACCTCTTGAAACTGTTTTTAGTTTATCATGAAAGTCAAACAAAACCTCTCCAAGTGGAATTTCGTATCTAAGTAAAACTGTTTTTTGGTCTATGTATTCAAAGCCTTTTTGAATTCCTCTTTTTTCTTGTACAAGCTGCATAATTGAACCAACATAATCATTTGGTGTAATGATGCTTGCTTCTATGTATGGCTCTAAAATTTTGTCTATTTCGTTTGGATTTGGAAGTTGAGATGGATTTCTTACTTCTATTTCCTTTCCTTTTGTTGTGATTACTTTATAAATAACGTTTGGTGCAGTTGTGATTAGTTCTATATCATACTCTCTTTCAAGTCTTTCTTGAACAATTTCAAGATGAAGCAGACCTAAAAATCCACATCTAAATCCCATTCCAAGTGCTGGAGAAGATTCTACTTCGTAGGTTAATGCTGCATCATTTATAGAGTATCTTTCTAATGCATCTCTCATATCTTCAAAGGTTGTGTTTCCGGTTGGATACAATCCGGCGTATACCATAGGCTTTGCCGGTCTAAATCCTTCAACCGGTTTATCTGTTGGTCTTTTTGCATCTGTTATAGTGTCTCCAACTCTGATATCTCTAACGTCTTTGATAGCTGCTGCAACGTAACCAACATCTCCGGCTTTTAGGCCATCAAGCTTTGTCATTTTCGGTGTTTGTGCTCCAACCTCTGTGACTTCAAACTCTTTTCCTGTTGACATTAATCTAATTCTTGTTCCTACTTTGACTTCCCCATCAATAACTCTTATGAATGCTACAGCTCCTCTGTATGGGTCGTAGTAAGAGTCAAAGATTAAAGCTTTTAATGGTTTATTTTCATCGCCTTTTGGTGGTGGTATTCTTTTGACTATTGCTTCTAATATATCCTCTATTCCTATGCCTGCCTTCCCTGATGCTAAAATTGCTCCTTCTGGGTCAAGTCCTAAAACTTCTGCAATCTGCGTTTTTATTCTTTCTACGTCAGCAGATGGAAGGTCTATTTTGTTTATGACCGGTATTATTTCAAGGTTTAGGTTTAATGCTTGCCAAAATGTAGCTATGGTTTGGGCTTCAATTCCTTGGGTTGCATCTATGAGTAATAATGCTCCTTCGCAAGCTGCTAATGACCTTGATACTTCATATCCAAAGTCTACGTGTCCGGGTGTATCTATCAAATGTAGTGTATAATCTTTATACTTTAATCTAACTGCTTGGAGTTTTATAGTGATTCCTCTTTCTCTTTCTATGTCAAGGGTGTCTAAAAGCTGTTCTTTCATTTCTCTTTTTTCTAACCCACCTGTAAACTCAATAAGTCTATCTGCCAAGGTTGATTTTCCATGGTCTACATGGGCTATTATAGAAAAGTTTCTGATTTTTTCCATTCTCTCGCTCAAATTCCTACACCTCAACAGTAATTCCTCTTTCTCTTTCTATACTATAAAAGTATCTAAGAGTTGCTCTTTCATTTCTCTTTTTTTGCATCCACCTTTAAAACTCAATAAGCCGTATGCCAAGGTTGATTTTCCAATGACCACCAGGGCTATTATAGAAAAGTTTCTAATTTTTTCCATTATCTCGCTCAAATTCCTACACCTCTTTGGCAAAATTGTATAATATTATAATCTATTAACTTTCAACTAAAAGGACAGATTTTGAAGAAAAAAATTATTTTAGGGCTGATAGGCTTTATCTTTTTATTTACACTTATTTTTGGCTTGTACGTTTTTATCATTACAAGAGACCTACCAAATGTAAAAGAGCTTGAAAACTGGAAACCTCCGGAAGCATCTGTAATCTACGATTATAAAGATAGAGTATTTTCAGAGCTTTACGTTCAAAAAAGATACTACGTTTCTATTGATAAAATTCCGGACTATGTAAAAAAAGCATTTATAGCCGTAGAAGATAAAACATTCTACGAAAATCCTGGGATAGATTTTTTTGGAATACTAAGAGCTTTTATTAGGAATATTTTCAGCGGCGGCGTTGTAGAAGGTGGAAGTACAATTTCTCAACAGCTTGCTAAAAACTTATTCTTAACACCGGAAAGAAGTATAAACAGAAAAATTAAAGAAATAGTCTTGGCGCTTAGATTAAACAAAGTTTATTCAAAAGACAAAATACTTGAGATGTATCTTAATCAAATTTATTTAGGACAAGGAAGTTATGGTGTAGAAGCGGCAGCCCAAACATATTTTGGAAAACATGTATGGCAGTTGGATGTTTGCGATGCTGCTGTATTAGCCGGACTTCCAAAAGCACCCACAAAGTATAATCCATACCAAAATTTAGACCTTGCTGAAAAAAGAAAGAAAGTCGTTCTAATGCGAATGTTAGAAGAAGGCTATATAGATGAGCATCAATATCAAAGATGCGTTGAAAAACCTATAAGGCTTGCTGGAATTGTAAAGACAGATACATTTAACGATTATTTTGTAGAGCTTATTAGACAGTGGGTTGTTGAAAGGTACGGCGAAGATGCTATCTCTCAAGGTGGTTTAAAAATTTATACAACCATAGACAGAGATTTACATTATTATGCACAAAAAAGACTTCAAAATTGGCTTGAAGAGATGCAGGCACGTGTTGGATTTCCAAAGCTTTTTAAAGATGAGATTGAAAGTTTAAAACAAAAATACGAATCTCAAAATGTCAGTCCAGAGACATTAATAGCAAATAGTATCTATGTAGCTAAAATAAAGTCTGTTTCAAAAAATAAAATAACTTTCACGATAGACGAAGTAGAGGGTGAAGCATCTGTTAAAGGTAGCACAGCAAATTTACAAAAAGACGGCTATGTATATGTAAAATATACAGAGGATAGAAAGTTTAAAGTCTTACCATTTTTAGAAGGAGTAGTGTTAAGTATAGATTCTAAAACAGGTGGCATAAGGGTAATAGTTGGTGGATATGAATTTAGAAAGTCCCAGTTTAACAGAGCACTACAAAGCAAAAGACAGCCAGGCTCTGCTATAAAGCCGATTATATATGCAACCGCGATACAAAACGGATACACCCAAATCTCCATTTTAAAAGACGAGCCTATCTCGTTTTGGGATTACAGTCAAAATAAAGAATGGGTACCTAAGAATTACGATGGAATATACAGAGGAAACGTAATACTAAGAACCGCATTAGCCAAAAGTTTAAACGCTGCAACTGTTTATTTACTATCTCAGTTAGATTTTGACCCTGTAATTGCTACAGCCTATAGATTAGGAATAAAACAAAAACTACCAAAATATTATTCTCTTGCTCTTGGTTCTGTAGAACTAACACCCATAGAGCTTGCAACTGTTTATGCAACCTTTGGAAATCAAGGGACAAGATGCGAACCTTACTATATTAGGAAAGTAGTAGATAGAAACGGAAACATACTTTATCAGCAAGAGCCAAGATGTGAAGACGTATATCCAAAACCAGAAAACGCCGTTATGGTAGATTTACTTAGAGCCGTAACAACCGAAGGAACAGCAGCAAGAGCAGCATCTTTACCATTCCAAACAGCAGGAAAAACCGGAACAACAAACGATTATGCAGACGCATGGTTTGTAGGATTTGACCCAGATTTAACAACTTTGGTATGGATTGGTTATGATAGAAGAAAGCAAATAGGAAAAGGTATAGCAGGAGCAGAAGGAGCTTTACCACTTTGGATGGATGTTATGCTGTATGCAAATAGAGGTATGTCTTACAAACAATTTCCTAAGGTGGAAGGAACTATATACATACCAATTGACCCAATTACGTTAAAAGTATCTAATGGAAACTGTCCCGGAAGATTCTTCCTTTTTGTCGATGGAACATATCCTCAGGTTGATTGTGATGGAAACCCTGTAGATTTAAGCAAAATTTATCCACCTCCACCACAAGAACCACCATCAGAAAATCCTACTGAAACACAACCTGAGCAACCACAAGAAAATACTCCACCACCAGATACTATAAATCCAGAAACACCAAAGGATAAAAGTTCGTCTCCTTCTGATAAGAACACGGTTGATAGTGAAGAGATAATCAATATAATAAAGAAAAATCAGTAAAAGGAGCTTTTGAAATGAAATATGCATATCCAAATGAAAAGGGATACTTTGGAATATTTGGCGGTAAATACTTACCAGAAACTCTCATGCCAGCTTTAGAAGAGTTAGAACAGCAGTATTTAAAAATCAAAAACGATGGGGACTTTAAAAGACAACTTTTATACTATCTTACAGAGTATGCAGGTAGACCAACGCCTTTATATTTTGCATCACGATTAACCAATGTTGTTGGTGGAGCAAAAATTTATTTAAAAAGAGAAGACTTGTTACATACAGGAGCCCATAAGATAAATAATACACTTGGACAGGTTTTGCTTACAAAAAAAATTGGCAAAAAAAGAATCATTGCAGAAACTGGAGCAGGACAACACGGTGTTTCTACGGCAACAGCAGCATCTTTGTTTGGTTTAGAATGTACTATTTATATGGGTGAAGAAGACGCAGAAAGACAAGCGTTAAACGTTTTTAGAATGAAGCTGCTTGGAGCAGAAGTTAAAATAGTTAAAGCCGGCAGTAGAACATTAAAAGATGCTGTTAATGAAGCATTGAGAGATTGGGTTACTAACGTTAAGACAACTCATTATATCATTGGTTCAGCACTTGGACCCCATCCTTTTCCGATGATTGTTAGAGATTTTCAATCTGTGATAGGCGAAGAAGTAAAACAGCAAATACTTGAAATAGAAGGAAAATTGCCTGATGTTATAGTTGCATGCGTTGGCGGGGGAAGTAATGCAATAGGTATTTTTTATCCTTTTATTGAAGACACGCAGGTTAGACTTGTTGGAGTAGAAGCGGGCGGTTATGGAATAGAAACCGGCATGCATGCAGCCAGCATAAACGGCGGTACCATTGGAGTACTTCACGGAATGAAATCTTACTTTATTCAAGATGAGTGGGGACAAATAGAAACAACCCATTCAATTTCTGCCGGATTAGACTATCCTGGTGTTGGTCCGGAGCATGCATTTTTGAAAGAAATTAAAAGAGCAGAGTATATTACCGCAACAGATGAAGAAGCATTAGAAGGGTTTTTATTGCTATCAAGAACAGAGGGGATAATACCTGCGTTAGAAAGCTCCCATGCTGTTATAAAAGCGGTAGAAATTGCAAAAAGCTTAGACAAATCTAAATCTGTTGTTATAAATCTATCAGGCAGAGGAGATAAAGACGTTCAATCGGTAAAAAATCTTCTTGATACAGATAAAGAGTTGTATGAAAGATTGCTAAGCAGATTAAAAGAAAAGTATGGGGTTTGAAACTCTCTATACGTCGGATGAGAAATTTAATAAAAGTATGAGATTCTTTGCACGGCTGCAGAATGATAACATTAGGTAACTTTATCATCCTAATGTTGATTTGAAAAGAATAGAAGCACTTGCTTACTTATCAATTCTTAACTATCCACCAATCATTTTGCAAGACCTAAACTTTCTCTAAGTAATAAATCATCCTTTCTCCAATCAATAAAATATCGAAACATAACTTTACCCATATAATAAATGTAAAGATAGAGCCCATGGTCAAATAAAGAGGATTGGCTGAAAAAAAGTTTAAAATTAAAAAAGTAAATGCGATTTTTAAAAGAAACACGAGCATACTTATAAAAATTGAAATTGTTAGAACATGTTTAATAAAATTCTTCCTTTTTTCTTGGACGGGCGTAAAAAAATAGTAAATAAGCCATATTATAAGAGCAAAAATAAATATTTCAGAAAGATTTAAAATTATCTGAAGCAAACCTAATTTATTATTAATGAATTCAAGGAAATTTTTAATTCTTTCAATAAAAAGAATATCTTTACTTACATCGGAAGAAATTTTTTCTATATTAGAAAATAAAAATTTTACGATAAATAAAAAAACATAGAAGACAAGAATTAATGTAACCAAGAAAGGTAAGGCTAACATGGATATGATTAAAATTACTTTACCCTCGG includes the following:
- the ffh gene encoding signal recognition particle protein → MFELLTEKFSSVVEKLRGVKKIDEKTLDEALKDIRTALLEADVNVDVVKEFISDIKQKVLGQELIKGLSVGETIIKLIYDETIKILGGEEPPTLAKPDNPPAIIMLVGLQGTGKTTTAGKLAKYLKSKGYRVGVASTDVRRPAAAKQLCTLAQSIDIPCFVDEEEKDVLKLTEKVIQDAKKQGFSYIILDTAGRLHIDQELMEELRKIKEKVKPAEVLYVADAMQGQDAITTAEEFHKAVGLTGVILTKLDGDAKGGIALSVRKVLGVPIKFIGTGEKIENLEPFYPDRIAQRILGLGDIQTLIEKMQAAIEEDKAKQMAEKIMNAEFTLEDLRDQIRMIRNLGPIEQILKMIPGVGSKIKDLKVDEKQLVKIEAIINSMTPEERAKPYIINSSRKRRIARGSGTTILDVNKVLKQYEEMRKMMKKMKKISKGGGLNLPFKLPF
- the lepA gene encoding translation elongation factor 4 yields the protein MEKIRNFSIIAHVDHGKSTLADRLIEFTGGLEKREMKEQLLDTLDIERERGITIKLQAVRLKYKDYTLHLIDTPGHVDFGYEVSRSLAACEGALLLIDATQGIEAQTIATFWQALNLNLEIIPVINKIDLPSADVERIKTQIAEVLGLDPEGAILASGKAGIGIEDILEAIVKRIPPPKGDENKPLKALIFDSYYDPYRGAVAFIRVIDGEVKVGTRIRLMSTGKEFEVTEVGAQTPKMTKLDGLKAGDVGYVAAAIKDVRDIRVGDTITDAKRPTDKPVEGFRPAKPMVYAGLYPTGNTTFEDMRDALERYSINDAALTYEVESSPALGMGFRCGFLGLLHLEIVQERLEREYDIELITTAPNVIYKVITTKGKEIEVRNPSQLPNPNEIDKILEPYIEASIITPNDYVGSIMQLVQEKRGIQKGFEYIDQKTVLLRYEIPLGEVLFDFHDKLKTVSRGYASFDYEFIGYREGDLVKMDILINGEPVDALSFIVHRDKAYRVGRNLVDKMKEVIPRQLFEVKIQAAIGSKIIASNRVAPLRSDVLAKCYGGDITRKKKLLEKQKEGKKRMKQFGKVELPQEAFLSILKAD
- a CDS encoding DEAD/DEAH box helicase codes for the protein MITGSEKSAKESFLNLKAYKDFFKKDFEIIHFPSSQEKLDLLSQIERNYAIYKILAGKSWILVFSKDALSVKVRTKENFLKNIINIKKNGELNREFLIEKLYKLGYIREDFPENEGEFSVKGGFLSINIPKVGIVDIDFFGDTIENIFLKSKILTRKEIEEIFILPLYDFNIKSQAPLIFEDQENSLFRDYLKNDVYTLDIYEDLNLPVKSQFFSKFSNPEVGTIKDITQEFAVYKIPLKKELVLLNEKTAFLPEVEEKLELDVEPLKEGDYIIHEDFGIGIYRGIETREIRGKVYDFMILEYAGDEKVYVSYLHFDKIHKYKTNSIIQIDKIGGTSWRNLKKKVKESLKNIAKNLLEIYSKRQNTYRPPLKTDDELISKFEREFPFVETPDQIKAIKDIKSDFSKPKPMERLICGDVGFGKTEVAIRGIFISVINGYQALLLVPTTVLAYQHYKKLKERLEPYGIIVENLSRLKSKKENDSTIKAFEEGKIDVLVATHKILHTNLSFNKLGLLVIDEEHRFGVKAKEKIRQIRESVDTLYLTATPIPRTLNMALSGLKDISVLNTPPEGRYEIKTYVSNFDEELIKKAIEFEIDRNGQVFYLHNRIETIKETVDFLKNLVKKAKIDFIHGKMKPSEIEKKIIDFLEGKTNVLVSTSIIETGIDIPTANTLIVDRADLFGLAQLYHLRGRVGRGNIQAYCYLIVPKEITKDAKRRIDTLLKLTRPGSGLKVSIEDMQIRGPGNILGVEQSGFIKSLGFDYYVKLLKEAINEEMGEKEFETEIEIDFDYYIPQDFIKDPTERLNIYMAVSKAEDYEEIEKLRKYLKEFYNDLPKAFDLYLVASEIKKLLSQLKIKKLHMKSDLAYLQLSDQTNPEVILKLIENLNPIKIEKEKIIFHVESLEELKEKILEGVKN
- the purE gene encoding 5-(carboxyamino)imidazole ribonucleotide mutase, with translation MIGIIMGSDSDLPVMSKAAAILDKFEVPYEITIVSAHRTPDRMYQYAKTAEERGIKVIIAGAGGAAHLPGMVASLTHLPVIGVPVKTSSLNGLDSLLSIVQMPAGIPVATVAINNAENAALLALSILSTFDKNIADKLKQYKEELKNKVEEKAKKLEEIGYKSYIEEMGI
- a CDS encoding 5-(carboxyamino)imidazole ribonucleotide synthase, with translation MDLKNFKLTVPTDFTIGILGGGQLGKMIGFECRKLGLNVVCLDPHEQAPASSVCKQIVGSVNDKEKLAKLNNISNIITYEIEHINIDSLKETIPTDKIYPSLTTLEILQDKYKQRMFFKKYNIPQPEFLEIKDISEIKKHIPCVQKIKKGGYDGRGVVVIKSEEDLNKALKEESYIESLVDIEKEIAVIVVRNINGDIRIYPVVEMVFNPEGNLLEYLLVPANIDEKHYKLAQEISISAVEALEGVGVFGVELFLTKDGKILLNEIAPRVHNSGHYTIEACETSQFEQLVRVLTNLPLGLTNQYLPAVMINLLGEKGYKGKPIYENLDKVLAIDGVYVHIYGKLETFPLRKMGHITIIDYDKNRLIEKAKVVKDLIKVKGEVQI